The Longimicrobiaceae bacterium genome has a segment encoding these proteins:
- a CDS encoding GNAT family N-acetyltransferase: MTVHFRFARPEELDEIVRLTRHSFPGVGRDHDWWMSRYRETVYGDGTEILWVGEDSGRLVATCQLHRIVHHVSEAEFPSMGLGTVAIAPTYRQRGFGGRMVATALEAASDRGDLLSSLYPFRASFYGRLGYGLCGDTHQYHIAPEALPSSELRAAVEVLSGGDDLREIVELYDRWARTQTGQVKRDARVWASLLAVEDRLLVAYRGTHGQLEGYALASYPTELPPQERYLSIEEHAWTTPEARRALYGWMASMGDQWRALTLRALPEHRLEDWLREPRLGGGPVPQWGLWFPSAVLMRGPMFRVLKVDEAWSRRAVDPEASLTLRLDVTDEQLATNSGSWRLRLEGGTVAVERGTGAADLTLRTGIQALSRIFLGALPPSAALAAGLVEVEGVDRLRKLDRALALPGSWTFDRY, translated from the coding sequence TTGACCGTCCATTTCCGCTTTGCCCGCCCGGAAGAGCTCGATGAGATCGTCCGACTGACCAGGCACAGCTTTCCCGGGGTGGGGAGAGACCACGACTGGTGGATGTCGCGGTATCGGGAGACGGTCTACGGAGACGGCACCGAGATCTTGTGGGTGGGGGAGGACTCCGGTCGCCTGGTCGCGACCTGCCAGCTCCACCGCATCGTCCATCACGTGTCGGAAGCCGAGTTCCCTTCCATGGGCCTCGGAACGGTAGCGATTGCCCCCACCTATCGCCAGCGCGGCTTCGGAGGTCGAATGGTCGCGACCGCGCTGGAGGCGGCGAGTGATCGCGGCGACCTGCTCTCCTCCCTCTACCCCTTTCGAGCCTCGTTCTACGGCCGCCTGGGCTACGGGCTCTGCGGCGATACCCACCAGTACCACATTGCACCGGAGGCGCTGCCCTCGAGCGAGCTGCGCGCTGCCGTCGAGGTCCTCTCCGGGGGGGACGACCTCCGGGAGATCGTCGAGCTCTACGACCGGTGGGCCCGTACCCAGACCGGGCAGGTGAAGCGCGATGCGCGAGTCTGGGCGTCGTTGCTGGCGGTCGAAGATCGCCTGCTGGTGGCATATCGAGGGACCCATGGACAGCTCGAGGGGTACGCCCTCGCGAGCTACCCCACCGAGCTTCCGCCGCAGGAGCGATACCTTTCCATCGAGGAGCACGCGTGGACTACGCCCGAGGCGCGCCGCGCCCTCTACGGGTGGATGGCGTCCATGGGCGATCAATGGCGTGCGCTCACCCTGCGCGCCCTGCCGGAACATCGTCTGGAGGACTGGCTGCGCGAGCCGAGACTCGGAGGCGGCCCGGTCCCCCAGTGGGGGCTCTGGTTCCCCTCGGCGGTTCTGATGCGAGGGCCGATGTTCCGCGTCCTGAAGGTTGACGAGGCCTGGTCACGGAGAGCGGTCGATCCCGAGGCCTCGCTCACCCTGCGCCTGGACGTGACCGACGAACAGCTCGCGACGAACTCCGGTAGCTGGCGCCTGCGGCTGGAGGGAGGAACAGTGGCCGTCGAGAGGGGAACCGGGGCCGCGGACCTGACGCTCAGGACCGGGATCCAGGCTCTCTCTCGCATCTTTCTGGGGGCGCTCCCCCCTAGTGCAGCGCTGGCCGCTGGCCTGGTGGAAGTGGAAGGCGTGGACCGGCTCCGCAAGCTGGACCGCGCGCTGGCTCTACCAGGGAGCTGGACCTTCGACCGGTACTGA
- a CDS encoding ABC transporter substrate-binding protein translates to MAMLRGERLRAVLPGVALVIALVVAACGGDSRGGSADEGDAPAGGYDTYSGGPPGGVLVALVEGEPEDLNPVTYTSSPAFQAVRLMFRGIARRDSTLSGYQPDLAESWELREDSTLVLHLRHGVHWHDGVPVTADDVVFTIERQKDPATASPRLADVAAVESATAVDSVTVEVKLSHMGPYAVNALLEVVPIPEHLLGDVPAAEMRMHPFSRNPVGNGFYRFGSWQTGQRLVLEVNPDRPEGRAAIDRIVMRFIPDMNASITELLTGQADLLRLPPDQRERIEASPDVELYTAPRVRPAWIAWNVERPPVDDVRVRRAILMAINREQLARGLFGEVGEPAPSPIPAKLWEHSPDVKPIPFDPDGARALLEEAGWRDTNGDGIRDRNGRPLRVEVDYFPTEQWRQDVLVAIQSMVRRVGVDLVPRAFERTTWVERLRNRSFQGSLWGWGWGPGVVGTNAEMVFHSRRIPPNGTNFSGYSNPRVDALLDQVQVARDTTRARQLWRELEQILIDEVPYAPLYLDPELFGVHARIKGVKFRGIEWWEDVPYWYIPREQRLPRDRSR, encoded by the coding sequence ATGGCGATGCTCAGAGGCGAACGCTTGCGGGCGGTACTTCCCGGGGTCGCACTGGTGATCGCGCTGGTCGTCGCGGCTTGCGGCGGAGACTCGCGGGGCGGAAGTGCGGATGAGGGAGACGCTCCAGCGGGCGGCTACGATACTTACAGCGGGGGGCCACCCGGAGGCGTCCTGGTGGCGCTGGTGGAGGGTGAGCCGGAAGACCTCAACCCGGTGACCTACACCAGCTCGCCAGCGTTCCAGGCGGTGCGGCTGATGTTCCGCGGGATCGCGCGGAGAGACTCGACCCTGAGCGGCTACCAGCCCGACCTCGCCGAGTCCTGGGAGCTGCGTGAGGACTCCACCCTGGTGCTCCACCTGCGTCACGGCGTCCACTGGCACGACGGCGTGCCGGTTACGGCGGACGACGTCGTCTTCACCATCGAGCGCCAGAAGGACCCCGCGACCGCATCTCCCCGCCTGGCGGACGTGGCGGCCGTGGAGAGTGCCACCGCCGTGGACAGCGTTACCGTGGAGGTGAAGCTCAGCCACATGGGTCCCTACGCGGTGAACGCGTTGCTGGAGGTGGTGCCGATTCCGGAGCACCTGCTGGGAGACGTGCCCGCTGCCGAGATGCGCATGCACCCCTTCAGTCGCAACCCCGTCGGCAACGGCTTCTACCGGTTCGGCAGCTGGCAGACGGGCCAGCGGCTCGTGCTCGAAGTCAATCCGGATCGGCCGGAGGGTCGGGCGGCGATCGATCGCATCGTGATGCGCTTCATCCCCGACATGAACGCGTCCATCACCGAGTTGCTCACGGGACAGGCCGACCTTCTTCGCCTGCCTCCCGACCAGCGCGAGCGCATCGAGGCCTCGCCCGACGTCGAGTTGTACACGGCTCCCAGGGTGCGACCGGCGTGGATCGCCTGGAACGTGGAGCGCCCGCCGGTGGACGATGTTCGCGTGCGGCGTGCGATTCTGATGGCGATCAACCGCGAGCAGCTCGCGAGGGGTCTTTTCGGCGAGGTGGGGGAGCCGGCGCCTTCGCCCATTCCCGCCAAGCTGTGGGAGCACTCGCCGGACGTGAAGCCGATTCCCTTCGATCCCGATGGCGCTCGCGCGCTGCTCGAGGAGGCCGGCTGGCGCGACACCAACGGCGATGGGATTCGAGATCGCAACGGACGCCCCCTGCGGGTCGAGGTGGACTATTTCCCGACCGAGCAGTGGCGCCAGGACGTGCTGGTTGCCATCCAGAGCATGGTTCGGCGGGTCGGCGTGGACCTGGTGCCGCGGGCGTTCGAGCGGACCACCTGGGTCGAGCGACTCCGCAACCGGTCCTTTCAGGGATCGCTGTGGGGTTGGGGCTGGGGCCCGGGCGTGGTGGGTACAAACGCCGAGATGGTGTTCCACAGCCGCCGGATTCCGCCGAACGGGACCAATTTTTCCGGGTACAGCAACCCCCGTGTCGATGCACTCCTCGACCAGGTGCAGGTGGCGCGCGACACGACCCGGGCTCGGCAACTCTGGCGCGAGCTGGAGCAGATCCTCATCGACGAGGTGCCCTACGCCCCGCTGTACCTGGATCCGGAGCTATTTGGCGTGCATGCGCGCATCAAAGGCGTGAAATTCCGTGGGATCGAGTGGTGGGAGGACGTTCCCTACTGGTACATCCCCCGCGAACAGCGCCTCCCACGCGACCGGAGCCGGTGA
- the rho gene encoding transcription termination factor Rho has protein sequence MIEVLSSGNGFLRSPSEGFQATSDDVFVSQGMVRRFGLRTGDLIEGEAGSPPGRGKSPPLEKIRAINGLPPEAVRQRPTFSSLPATYPKDQLVLECQSTRGPARGLTNRVVDLIAPLGKGQRALIVAPARAGKTMLLQSIMEGIATNYPEAVLLVLLVDERPEEVTEMQMFGLGEVIASSFDCPAERHVAVAEMTLEHARRLVESGRDVVIVLDSLTRLARAYNATERGSGRTLSGGIDSGALEKPKRFFGSARNVPEKAGGGSLTIIATALTETGSRGDEVIFEEFKGTGNAEIVLDREIAERRVFPAINIERSATRREELLLSPEALEKVYQLRRALHSLSPVDAIQVLLKQLSDTKSNAELIAKMK, from the coding sequence GTGATCGAAGTGCTTTCCAGCGGTAACGGTTTCCTGCGATCGCCCTCCGAAGGTTTCCAGGCGACCTCCGACGACGTCTTCGTCAGTCAGGGCATGGTGCGCCGCTTCGGCCTGCGGACGGGTGATCTGATCGAGGGTGAGGCGGGGTCGCCACCCGGTCGCGGAAAGAGTCCGCCCCTCGAAAAGATCCGGGCGATCAACGGCCTTCCGCCCGAGGCGGTGCGGCAACGACCCACCTTCAGCAGCCTCCCAGCAACCTACCCGAAGGATCAGCTCGTGCTGGAATGTCAGTCCACCCGCGGTCCCGCGCGCGGACTCACCAACCGCGTGGTGGATCTGATTGCGCCGCTGGGGAAGGGGCAGCGCGCGCTGATCGTGGCCCCGGCACGGGCCGGGAAGACGATGCTGCTGCAGTCGATCATGGAGGGCATCGCCACCAACTATCCGGAGGCCGTGCTGCTGGTGCTGCTCGTGGACGAGCGGCCGGAAGAGGTGACGGAGATGCAGATGTTCGGGCTGGGCGAGGTGATCGCCTCCTCCTTCGACTGCCCGGCTGAGCGGCATGTGGCGGTGGCGGAGATGACCCTCGAGCACGCCCGTCGCCTGGTGGAGAGCGGACGCGACGTGGTGATCGTGCTCGACTCGCTCACGCGCCTGGCGCGCGCCTACAATGCGACGGAGCGAGGGTCGGGTCGTACGCTGTCGGGCGGGATCGACAGCGGAGCGCTGGAGAAGCCGAAGCGCTTCTTCGGCTCGGCGCGCAACGTCCCGGAGAAGGCCGGGGGAGGGAGCCTCACCATCATCGCTACCGCGCTGACCGAGACGGGGAGCCGCGGCGACGAGGTGATCTTCGAGGAGTTCAAGGGGACCGGGAACGCGGAGATCGTGCTGGACCGCGAGATCGCGGAGCGTCGCGTCTTCCCCGCCATCAACATCGAACGCAGCGCCACGCGGCGCGAGGAGCTCTTGCTGTCTCCGGAAGCGCTGGAGAAGGTCTACCAGCTTCGCCGCGCCCTCCACTCCCTCTCCCCGGTCGACGCCATCCAGGTTCTCCTCAAGCAGCTTTCGGATACCAAGTCGAATGCGGAGCTGATTGCGAAGATGAAATGA
- a CDS encoding response regulator, which translates to MSEQRASVPSVLLVEDNETIRDAFRILLEDSGYVVHEAASGQEAVDKATHHPPAVMLLDLGLPDINGLDVARRIRAEPSTAHVPIVALTGRALETDEKACLEAGCTAYLSKPIDSAALLRKIGEVVGGMAGS; encoded by the coding sequence GTGAGCGAGCAGCGAGCATCGGTTCCCAGCGTTCTGCTGGTCGAGGACAACGAGACCATTCGCGATGCCTTCCGCATCCTACTGGAGGACAGCGGCTACGTGGTCCACGAGGCCGCCTCCGGCCAGGAGGCCGTAGACAAGGCTACGCACCATCCCCCCGCGGTAATGCTGCTCGACCTCGGCCTGCCCGACATCAACGGCCTCGACGTCGCCCGTCGCATCCGCGCCGAGCCCTCCACCGCCCACGTCCCCATCGTCGCTCTCACCGGGCGGGCCCTGGAGACCGACGAGAAGGCCTGCCTGGAAGCCGGCTGCACGGCGTATCTCTCGAAGCCTATCGATAGTGCGGCGCTTTTGAGGAAGATCGGGGAGGTGGTTGGGGGAATGGCGGGGAGCTAG
- a CDS encoding HAMP domain-containing sensor histidine kinase, translated as MIELRLFLHDDASELDRLRAVLERGGFRVVDPAPSSPPQDSVTVVTASAEESPLSLEEAQRRIEELEMQLRELRNSDVAKSQFLANVSHELRTPLTAIVTYGEVLRDGLLGEVTPRQSEAIQSVIGSSRQLLGMIEEILTYARTSARATQLEAEPVVLPDVIRDVYRMSASLMRKKGIRFETSYEKGLPPAHADREKVRHVLANLVGNAIDFTPEGGRIAISVSRRPSDTKWLEVVVEDDGIGIDPQHHEMIFREFAQVDSSRARRHHGTGLGLAIARSFVHLHGGEIWVESELGKGSRFCFTLPADRAGEQSGAA; from the coding sequence ATGATCGAGCTTCGACTGTTCCTCCACGACGACGCCAGCGAGCTGGATCGCCTGCGCGCCGTGCTCGAGCGGGGGGGCTTCCGAGTGGTCGATCCCGCCCCTTCTTCCCCTCCGCAGGACTCCGTCACGGTGGTCACCGCCAGTGCCGAAGAGTCACCATTGTCGCTCGAGGAGGCTCAGCGACGCATCGAGGAGCTGGAGATGCAGCTTCGCGAGCTGCGCAACTCAGACGTCGCGAAGTCCCAGTTCCTCGCCAATGTCTCGCACGAGCTGCGCACGCCGCTCACCGCCATCGTCACCTACGGGGAGGTGCTGCGCGACGGGCTTCTGGGCGAGGTGACGCCTCGTCAGAGCGAGGCGATTCAGTCGGTGATCGGCTCCAGCCGGCAGCTCCTCGGCATGATCGAGGAGATCCTCACCTATGCTCGCACCAGCGCCCGCGCCACCCAGCTCGAGGCGGAGCCGGTGGTCCTCCCGGACGTGATCCGCGACGTCTACCGAATGAGCGCGTCGCTGATGCGGAAGAAGGGGATCCGCTTCGAGACGAGCTACGAGAAGGGGCTACCTCCCGCCCACGCCGACCGGGAGAAGGTGCGCCACGTACTTGCGAACCTGGTGGGAAACGCGATCGACTTCACCCCGGAGGGCGGCAGGATTGCCATCTCGGTCAGCCGGCGACCGAGCGATACGAAATGGCTGGAAGTGGTCGTCGAGGACGACGGGATCGGAATCGATCCGCAGCATCACGAGATGATCTTCCGGGAGTTCGCGCAGGTGGACAGCTCGCGAGCTCGCCGACACCACGGTACCGGACTCGGGCTCGCCATCGCCCGCAGCTTCGTCCACCTGCACGGGGGTGAGATCTGGGTGGAGAGCGAGCTCGGCAAGGGGAGTCGCTTCTGCTTCACCCTGCCTGCCGACAGGGCGGGCGAGCAGTCGGGGGCCGCGTGA
- a CDS encoding ABC transporter ATP-binding protein: MKELLTLIPYLRRYGASVAGGVVLVILANLFSLAPPYLIKRAIDALSAPLVARGEVMVFASLIVLTALLGGAARYGMRELLNGTSRRVEYDLGNDLFQHIVHLDAAYFGRTPTGDLMSRMTNDLSAVRMAAGPAYMYLANTFVGTAISLSFMIWISPRLTLLCMIPMLALPPVTLGFGRVIHRRFDRIQDQLSRLSTLAQENLAGMRIVKAYVRERDQTERFARMSDEYLDRNMSLARVSGLFHPLLTLLSGLAIVLAFLIGGRMAMTGEISIGDFVAFSLYLGALTWPMIALGWVVNLFQRGAASMGRINRVLSEKPSIRSPEAPVILPEVRGEIEFRNVSFRYPGTEREVLHDISFTAPAGSLLAIVGATGSGKSTLIHLLSRLYDPTEGEILLDGVPLPRLSLEQLRASIGVVPQEAFLFSDTIRRNLAMGIEGDPEVVEARIRRAAEIAQLDETILGFPAGYDTMLGERGVNLSGGQKQRATLARAIARDPRVLVLDDALSAVDTHTEAEILDGLREIFRDRTSVVVSHRVSAVMAADQILVLEDGRLVETGTHAELLQAGGTYATLLHRQLLADELELGSALAPVDSQV; this comes from the coding sequence GTGAAGGAATTACTTACACTTATACCGTATCTGAGGCGATATGGTGCCTCCGTTGCGGGCGGCGTCGTGCTGGTCATCCTGGCAAACCTATTCTCGCTTGCGCCCCCCTATCTGATCAAGCGCGCGATCGACGCCCTGAGCGCCCCGCTGGTCGCCCGTGGCGAGGTGATGGTCTTCGCGTCGCTGATCGTGTTGACCGCCCTGCTGGGTGGTGCGGCACGGTACGGCATGCGTGAGCTGTTGAACGGCACCAGTCGCCGCGTCGAATACGACCTGGGCAACGATCTCTTCCAGCACATCGTCCATCTGGATGCCGCCTACTTCGGCCGCACCCCGACCGGCGACCTGATGAGCCGGATGACGAATGATCTCTCCGCGGTGCGGATGGCGGCCGGGCCGGCCTACATGTACCTGGCCAACACCTTCGTGGGCACCGCCATCTCCCTCTCCTTCATGATCTGGATCAGCCCGCGTCTGACGCTGTTGTGCATGATCCCGATGCTGGCGCTTCCGCCCGTGACGCTCGGGTTCGGACGCGTCATCCACCGGCGGTTCGACCGCATCCAGGACCAGCTCTCCCGGCTCTCCACCCTCGCCCAGGAGAACCTGGCGGGGATGCGTATCGTGAAGGCCTACGTGCGCGAGCGGGATCAGACCGAGCGATTCGCGCGGATGTCGGACGAGTACCTGGATCGCAACATGAGCCTGGCGCGTGTCTCCGGTCTCTTCCACCCGTTGCTGACCCTGCTCAGCGGCCTCGCCATCGTCCTGGCCTTCCTGATCGGCGGCCGCATGGCGATGACCGGAGAGATCTCGATCGGGGATTTCGTCGCCTTCAGCCTGTATCTCGGCGCCCTGACCTGGCCGATGATCGCGCTCGGGTGGGTGGTGAACCTGTTCCAGCGGGGCGCCGCGTCCATGGGCAGGATCAATCGGGTTCTGTCGGAAAAGCCGAGCATCCGCAGCCCCGAGGCCCCCGTGATCCTTCCGGAAGTGCGGGGGGAGATCGAGTTCCGCAACGTCTCCTTCCGCTATCCCGGAACAGAGCGCGAGGTGCTGCACGATATCTCCTTCACGGCGCCGGCGGGCTCGCTCCTGGCCATCGTGGGCGCGACCGGCTCCGGCAAGTCGACGCTCATCCACCTCCTGTCGAGGTTGTACGATCCCACGGAGGGGGAGATCCTGCTGGATGGGGTTCCGCTCCCGCGTCTTTCGCTGGAGCAGCTTCGCGCCTCGATCGGGGTGGTGCCGCAGGAAGCCTTCTTATTCTCGGATACGATTCGCCGGAACCTGGCGATGGGGATCGAGGGCGATCCTGAGGTCGTCGAGGCCCGCATTCGGCGCGCAGCCGAGATCGCGCAGCTCGACGAAACCATCCTCGGCTTCCCGGCGGGCTACGACACGATGCTGGGGGAGCGGGGTGTGAACCTGTCGGGCGGCCAGAAGCAGCGCGCCACCCTGGCGCGGGCGATCGCCCGGGACCCGCGTGTGCTGGTGCTCGACGACGCACTCTCGGCGGTAGACACCCACACCGAGGCGGAGATCCTCGACGGACTGCGCGAGATCTTCCGCGACCGCACCAGCGTGGTGGTGAGCCACCGCGTTTCAGCGGTGATGGCGGCGGATCAGATCCTCGTACTCGAAGACGGTCGACTGGTCGAAACGGGTACGCACGCCGAGCTGCTTCAGGCCGGCGGAACCTATGCTACGCTGCTTCACCGGCAGCTCCTCGCAGACGAGCTGGAGCTGGGGAGCGCGCTTGCCCCCGTAGATAGCCAGGTCTAG
- the ggt gene encoding gamma-glutamyltransferase → MLDFPLLGERGGCALLLLVATACGAPAGQVPAGATAPEAGLGPEWTLPLPRVQTAAGSEGMVATTDSVATEVGLAILRRGGNAIDAAVATHFALAVVNPEAGNIGGGGFLVARLANGETLALDFRETAPGAATRDMFLDENGNLTDASVVGHLAAGVPGSVAGMWAAHQRLGSLPWAELLQPAIQLAEGLTVHERLAESLNAYADRLARYPATAEIFLPGGQPPQVGDHFVQRDLAETLRRIAAEGRDGFYAGTTARLIEEEMRRGGGLITREDLASYQARWRSPLIFDYRGYTVISMPPPSSGGATMAEILNILEGYDLQSLGYLSADHLHLYAEASKRAFADRNTYLADPDFVAQPVERMISDEYAAERRATIDSLRATPAAAVAPGLGPAPREGEHTTHYSVVDGQGNAVAVTTTINSLYGNLVTVEGAGFLLNNEMDDFAASPGKPNQFGLVQGEANAVAPGKRMLSAMTPTIVLDPSGALRLVTGSPGGPTIISTVTLMVSNIVDWGMDLIEASSAPRFHHQHLPDVLSIERNGVDESVIADLRARGHSVESRGYQGDTQSILVLPDGRLMGVGDGRR, encoded by the coding sequence ATGCTTGACTTTCCGCTGCTCGGCGAACGCGGGGGTTGCGCGCTTCTCCTGCTCGTCGCCACGGCCTGCGGAGCGCCGGCGGGACAGGTGCCGGCCGGGGCGACTGCGCCTGAGGCCGGACTCGGCCCGGAATGGACGCTCCCGCTGCCCCGCGTGCAAACCGCAGCGGGTAGCGAGGGCATGGTCGCCACCACCGACTCCGTCGCGACCGAGGTGGGCCTTGCCATTCTCCGCCGCGGCGGCAACGCGATCGACGCCGCGGTGGCAACGCACTTTGCGCTGGCGGTGGTGAACCCCGAAGCCGGCAACATCGGGGGCGGCGGCTTCCTGGTCGCGCGCCTGGCGAATGGGGAGACGCTGGCGCTCGATTTCCGTGAGACGGCGCCGGGGGCGGCCACGCGCGACATGTTCCTGGACGAGAACGGCAACCTGACAGATGCCTCGGTGGTCGGGCACCTGGCGGCGGGTGTGCCGGGCTCGGTAGCAGGCATGTGGGCGGCACACCAGCGGCTTGGTTCCCTGCCTTGGGCCGAGCTGCTTCAGCCCGCCATCCAGCTGGCGGAGGGGCTCACCGTGCACGAGCGCTTGGCCGAGTCGCTCAACGCCTACGCCGACCGCCTCGCGCGCTATCCCGCCACCGCCGAGATCTTCCTGCCGGGCGGCCAGCCGCCGCAGGTCGGGGATCACTTTGTCCAGCGCGACCTGGCGGAGACGCTGCGGCGCATCGCCGCCGAAGGGAGGGACGGCTTCTACGCCGGAACCACGGCGCGCTTGATCGAAGAGGAGATGCGCAGAGGGGGAGGGCTCATCACGCGCGAGGACCTGGCTTCATACCAGGCCCGCTGGCGCTCGCCTCTCATCTTCGATTATCGCGGCTACACCGTCATCTCCATGCCGCCCCCCTCCTCGGGCGGAGCGACGATGGCGGAAATCCTGAATATCCTGGAGGGATACGACCTGCAATCCCTCGGCTATCTCTCCGCCGATCACCTGCACCTGTACGCCGAAGCCTCAAAGCGGGCGTTTGCCGACCGGAACACCTATCTGGCCGATCCCGACTTCGTGGCGCAGCCGGTCGAGCGGATGATCTCCGACGAATACGCGGCGGAACGCCGCGCCACCATCGACAGCCTGCGCGCGACGCCCGCGGCAGCAGTTGCACCCGGGCTGGGACCCGCTCCCAGGGAGGGGGAGCATACTACCCACTACTCCGTCGTCGATGGCCAAGGGAACGCGGTCGCCGTCACCACAACGATCAACTCCCTCTACGGTAACCTGGTGACCGTAGAAGGCGCGGGGTTCCTGCTGAACAACGAGATGGACGATTTCGCGGCGAGCCCGGGCAAGCCCAACCAGTTCGGATTGGTACAGGGAGAGGCGAACGCCGTGGCACCCGGGAAACGGATGCTCTCCGCCATGACCCCCACCATCGTGCTCGACCCGTCGGGGGCCCTGCGGCTGGTGACCGGTTCGCCGGGCGGCCCGACGATCATCTCGACCGTCACGCTGATGGTGTCGAACATCGTGGACTGGGGAATGGATTTGATCGAGGCGAGCTCCGCCCCCCGGTTCCATCATCAGCATCTCCCCGATGTCCTCAGCATCGAGCGCAACGGAGTCGACGAATCCGTCATCGCCGACCTCCGCGCCCGCGGCCACAGCGTCGAGTCCCGCGGCTACCAGGGCGATACACAGTCGATTCTGGTACTTCCGGATGGGAGGTTGATGGGAGTGGGGGACGGGAGGCGCTAA